Proteins co-encoded in one Gossypium arboreum isolate Shixiya-1 chromosome 11, ASM2569848v2, whole genome shotgun sequence genomic window:
- the LOC108473339 gene encoding rop guanine nucleotide exchange factor 3: protein MEDLSNSDGNYDLGYQPSPSFVDQNDQSIPETPGYSTLSGESFVYGRTCSETSAFSDPIDDHSCCSEASTSHWPPTRSMAQNQAVLSRLGTKQQGNEDEKQLDYLESLELELEMMKDRFAKLLLGEDMSGSGKGVCTAVTISNAITNLYATVFGQNLRLEPLNPEKKALWKREMDCLLSVCDYIVEFTSKSQNLSNGTALEVMKSRPRSDIYVNLPALRKLDAMLIEILDSFEDREFWYAEDGSVSSNSSRTGSFRRVVKRNDEKWWVPVPCVPPCGLSEKARKHLRHKRDCANQIHKAAMAINSGVLAEMEIPDSYVASLPKSGRASIGESIYRFMLGTEKFCPDYLLDCLSVASEHEALELADSVEASMYTWRRKACIKHSKPSWGMVKELMSDVDISDKNHILAERAESLLFALKQRYPELSQTSLDTCKIQHNRDVGQAILESYSRVLEGLAFNIVAWIEDVFFVDRAVTRQE from the exons ATGGAGGATTTATCCAACTCTGATGGAAATTATGATCTGGGTTATCAACCTTCACCTTCTTTTGTTGATCAAAATGATCAGTCAATTCCAGAAACTCCTGGTTACTCAACGTTGAGTGGTGAATCATTCGTGTATGGCCGAACTTGCTCTGAAACCTCAGCATTTTCAGACCCTATCGACGATCATAGCTGTTGTAGTGAAGCTTCAACTTCTCACTGGCCACCAACAAGATCCATGGCTCAGAATCAAGCTGTTCTTAGCAGGCTCGGAACAAAGCAACAAGGAAATGAAGATGAAAAGCAACTTGATTATCTAGAATCATTGGAATTAG AACTTGAAATGATGAAGGATAGATTTGCAAAGCTTTTACTGGGAGAAGACATGTCAGGGAGTGGCAAAGGGGTCTGTACAGCAGTTACTATCTCAAATGCCATAACCAATCTCTATG CTACCGTATTTGGACAAAATTTGAGGTTGGAACCTTTGAACCCTGAAAAGAAGGCACTTTGGAAAAGAGAAATGGACTGTCTTTTATCTGTTTGTGATTACATTGTTGAATTTACTTCCAAGTCACAGAATTTAAGCAATGGAACAGCTCTTGAA GTAATGAAAAGCAGACCAAGATCAGATATTTATGTCAATCTTCCTGCACTGAGAAAGTTGGATGCAATGCTCATT GAAATATTGGACAGTTTCGAGGACAGAGAATTCTGGTATGCAGAAGATGGAAGTGTGTCATCGAATTCAAGCCGAACAGGCTCATTCCGAAGGGTTGTTAAGAGAAATGATGAGAAATGGTGGGTACCAGTGCCATGCGTTCCTCCATGTGGCCTATCTGAGAAAGCAAGGAAGCACTTGCGGCACAAACGAGACTGTGCTAATCAAATTCATAAGGCAGCTATGGCTATCAATAGTGGTGTTCTAGCAGAGATGGAAATTCCTGACTCCTATGTCGCGTCTCTTCCCAAG AGCGGAAGGGCCAGCATAGGAGAGTCGATCTACAGGTTCATGTTGGGGACAGAAAAGTTCTGCCCGGATTATCTGCTGGATTGTCTAAGTGTAGCATCAGAACATGAAGCACTAGAGCTTGCAGACAGCGTGGAAGCCTCAATGTATACATGGAGACGTAAAGCATGCATAAAGCATTCAAAACCATCATGGGGCATGGTAAAAGAGCTGATGTCTGATGTTGATATTAGTGACAAAAATCACATATTGGCTGAAAGGGCCGAGAGCTTGTTGTTTGCCTTGAAGCAAAGGTACCCCGAACTTTCACAGACGTCCTTGGATACATGCAAGATTCAACACAATCGG GATGTGGGGCAAGCAATCCTAGAGAGTTATTCAAGAGTGCTAGAAGGTCTAGCTTTCAACATCGTTGCTTGGATTGAAGATGTGTTTTTTGTAGACAGAGCAGTTACAAGGCAAGAATAA
- the LOC108473338 gene encoding mediator of RNA polymerase II transcription subunit 12, translating into MQRYHAPSCTSAVNNSAIGGASVRDTPRADSSSLPPNFSLNSRRQSQLAPYKLKCDKEHLNSRLGPPDFHPQTQNCPEETLTRENVQHGYKDTIDGLEDSKEISLTQVQAFTKPVVLKCRDAIRKCLRAINESRAQKRKAGQAYGVPLSGSLLSKPGVFPEQRPCNEDFRKKWIEGLSLQHKPLCSLADQVPQGYKKRPLIEVLIRNNVPLLKATWFIKVTYLNQVRPGSAISSGAPDKTQLSRTELWTKDVIDYLQYLLDEFFSRNNSHSTQHGRDRLPQMHYAGSLQHRSDLAPAIIDGEEPSLHFKWWYVVRLLQWHHAERLVLPSLIIDWVLNQLQEKDLLEILQLLLPIIYGVLETITLCQTYVRNLVGVAIRFIREPSPGGSDLVDNSRRAYTISALVEMLRYLIQATPDTFVALDCFPLPTCVLSHTPSDGGFLSKPSDDAAKKNYSADAYAVRGKGFDSQYHSLSFNHVVSTVEKRADNLAKGATAGYPSQSVAKAVQTLDKALLQGDVIDAYKHIFNDLYDGAVGEGWVAEVSPCLRSSLKWLQTVNLSLICSVFFLCEWATCDYRDFRTAPPSDVKFTGSKDFSQIYLAIQLLKLKMKELQKKLKKERASRKNTSQQNSYSSKDLLGDTHEAKSNGKCLNGRRRKFSDIFDSPGPLHDIIVCWIDQHEGHKGEGSKRLQLFMLELIRSGIFYPQAYVRQLIVSGIIDTNGPMADLNRRKRHQRILKQLPGQFMVNALEEARIAEGSELLEAINVYSNERRLVLQELFFDSYNNTNNSHALAKKLNCHSTSGRDVDSQVSCDKRRTVQASKTFRREVDLEELKASISVLLQFPSSSFCTADSGVDESQGSIKRSIGSTHSKMDSVEGTPGCEDCKRVKRQKLSEDKSSCLQVSSPIPSDDEDTWWVRKGPKNLEGSKVDPLLKSTKQASRGRQKPVRKTQSLAQLAAARIEDSQGASTSHVCDNKISCPHHRTEVENLKPVDGIRTTHHADIISIGRGLKQLRFVEKRVVTIWLLSVVRQLVEESEKSVPKASQYGRPFVAADEKSPLRWKLGEDELSAILYLLDVSCDSASAVKFLLWLLPKAISNPSPAIHSGRNILMVPRNVENYACEVGEAYLLSSLRRYENILIAADLVPEALSATMRRVAAFMATNGRITGSGALVFACYLLRRYGSIASVIEWEKNFKGTCDKRLLSELESGRTEGEFGFPHGVPAGTEDPDDYCRQRINVGRLSRVGASMRDMVQRHIDDVLHYILGKERKHFAANAPKSPATEKGDDDYQVAQQIIMGLMDCFRQTGGAFQEGDPGLVSSAVSAIVSNVGPTLAKIPDFTSGSTYSNYQPPMNSLKFAKRILHIHLICLCLLKEALGERKSQAFEIALATEAFSALAVAFAPAKSSRGQLLSPDSLDSHTNISNDNSHSSAKATLGRTTKMAAVSALVIGAIIHGVISLERMVSVLRLKEGLDVVQFVRSTKTSSNGNARSVGAFKVDNSVEVYVHLFRLFVGNCRTVCDGLVLELLGEQSVLALSRMQRLLPINLVFPPAYAIFAFMIWKPFILNSNTARSEDIHQLYQSLTMAIGDAIKHRPFRDVCMRDTRGFYDIVAADTTDAEFAAMLELNGLDMHLKSMAFVPLRARLFLNAIIDCKMPNSAFTQDDGNRVSGHSEPKALRAETSKLLDKLVCALDTLQPAKFHWQWVELRLLLNEQALIDKIENHDMSLVDAIRSSSPSSERASPSESEKVFIEIILTRLLVRPDAAPLFSEVVHLFGRSLEDSMLMQAKWFLGGLDVLLGRKTVRQRLSNIAENKNLSTKSQFWKPWGWSYSGADPVTNSGEKRKSEVTSLEEGEVIEEGMESKGCVKGSTQVDIEGSGINQQHVTEKAFIELVIPCIDQSSADSHNTFASDLIKQFNTIEQQINSVTRGVSKQTGTASSGIEGPTNKINNRKGIRGGSPGLAKRTPAPVESAPPPSPAALRASMSLRLQFIVRLLPIICADGEPSARSMRNMLASVILRLLGSRVVHEDVDLSSNLAQLKRDMELMPIVASTEMSGDSLFDRLSLVLHGLLSSCKPSWLKSKDAKDFSGFDREAVEGLQNELDSMQLPEMIRWRIQAAMPILFPSFHNTVSCQPPSVPIGALSLLQPSICVPGSYTGTINPPQRQVASARNANNMPGKSKLVLSQENDMEIDPWTLLEDGAGSGPSSSSTAAIGGSDNANLRASSWLKGAVRVRRTDPSYIGAVDDDS; encoded by the exons ATGCAAAGGTATCATGCTCCCAGCTGCACTAGTGCAGTTAATAACAGTGCAATAGGAGGAGCCTCAGTTAGGGATACTCCCCGGGCTGATTCATCTTCATTACCACCTAACTTCTCATTGAATTCTAG gCGGCAATCTCAGTTAGCACCCTACAAGTTGAAGTGTGATAAGGAACATCTGAATTCCAG ACTTGGGCCCCCTGACTTTCATCCTCAGACTCAGAATTGCCCTGAGGAGACGCTCACTAGAGAAAATGTGCAGCATGGGTATAAGGATACTATTGATGGACTGGAG GATTCAAAAGAGATTTCATTGACTCAGGTTCAGGCTTTTACAAAGCCAGTTGTTTTGAAATGCAGAGAT GCAATTAGAAAGTGTCTAAGGGCTATCAATGAATCTCGTGCTCAAAAGAGGAAG GCTGGTCAGGCTTATGGTGTCCCTCTTTCTGGTTCACTGTTAAGTAAACCAGGGGTTTTCCCTGAACAAAGGCCGTGCAATGAAGATTTCAGAAAAAAATGGATTGAG GGCTTATCACTGCAACACAAGCCTTTGTGTTCTTTGGCCGATCAAGTTCCTCAAGGATATAAGAAGAGACCTCTAATAGAGGTTCTTATCAGGAATAATGTTCCATTGCTTAAAGCAACTTGGTTTATCAAAGTAACATATCTTAATCAG GTTCGTCCTGGTTCTGCAATTTCGTCTGGAGCACCTGATAAAACTCAAttatctcgtacagagctctggACAAAAGATGTTATTGATTACTTGCAATACCTTTTAGATGAATTTTTTTCGAGAAATAATTCTCATTCTACTCAACATGGTAGAGATCGGTTGCCACAAATGCATTATGCTGGGTCTTTGCAGCATAGGAGTGATCTGGCACCAGCAATCATTGATGGTGAGGAACCGTCTCTTCATTTTAAATGGTGGTATGTAGTGCGGCTCTTGCAGTGGCATCATGCAGAACGACTGGTTCTTCCTTCTCTCATTATTGATTGGGTTCTGAATCAACTGCAG GAAAAGGATTTGCTTGAGATTCTGCAGTTGCTGTTGCCTATCATTTATGGAGTTTTGGAAACCATCACTCTATGTCAGACATATGTACGCAATCTTGTGGGTGTAGCTATTCGCTTCATCCGTGAACCTTCTCCAGGTGGATCTGATTTGGTTGATAACTCCCGGAGAGCATACACAATATCTGCACTAGTTGAGATGCTCCGCTATTTGATACAGGCTACACCAGATACATTTGTAGCTTTAGATTGCTTTCCTTTACCTACTTGTGTACTCTCACATACACCTAGTGATGGTGGTTTTTTATCTAAGCCCTCCGATGATGcagcaaaaaaaaattattcagcAGATGCATATGCTGTCAGAGGTAAAGGGTTTGATTCCCAATACCACTCCTTGTCATTTAATCATGTTGTTTCCACCGTCGAGAAACGTGCTGACAATCTTGCTAAAGGTGCAACTGCTGGATATCCTAGCCAAAGTGTGGCAAAAGCAGTGCAGACCCTAGACAAGGCCCTTTTGCAAGGAGATGTGATAGATGCTTATAAACATATCTTCAATGATCTTTATGATGGAGCAGTTGGTGAGGGTTGGGTAGCAGAAGTCAGTCCATGCTTAAGATCATCACTAAAATGGCTTCAAACTGTGAATTTGTCTTTGATTTGCTCAGTTTTTTTCCTTTGTGAGTGGGCAACTTGTGATTACCGAGACTTCCGGACTGCTCCACCCTCTGACGTGAAGTTCACTGGCAGTAAAGATTTTTCACAAATATATCTTGCAATTCAGCTTTTGAAACTGAAGATGAAAGAGCTGCAGAAAAAACTGAAGAAGGAAAGGGCATCAAGAAAGAATACCAGTCAGCAGAATAGCTATTCCAGCAAGGATTTGTTGGGAGATACACATGAAGCTAAAAGCAATGGAAAATGTTTAAATGGAAGGAGGAGGAAATTTTCAGATATATTTGACAGCCCTGGTCCTCTGCATGATATTATTGTGTGCTGGATCGATCAGCATGAAGGACATAAAGGAGAAGGTAGCAAGCGTCTTCAGCTTTTTATGTTGGAACTCATACGTTCTGGAATTTTTTATCCTCAGGCATATGTGAGGCAGCTAATAGTTAGTGGAATCATTGATACAAATGGACCAATGGCTGACCTGAACAGAAGGAAGAGACATCAACGAATCTTGAAGCAGCTCCCAGGGCAGTTTATGGTTAATGCTTTGGAAGAAGCAAGAATTGCTGAGGGCTCAGAACTGCTTGAGGCTATAAATGTTTACTCAAATGAGCGCCGTCTTGTCCTTCAGGAACTTTTTTTTGATTCatataataatacaaacaattcTCATGCACTAGCCAAGAAGCTAAATTGTCATTCTACCTCAGGAAGAGATGTTGATTCCCAGGTTTCATGTGATAAGAGGAGAACTGTTCAAGCTTCAAAGACTTTCAGGAGAGAAGTGGACCTTGAAGAACTGAAGGCTTCCATCTCAGTTTTGCTGCAATTCCCCAGTTCATCTTTTTGTACTGCAGATAGTGGAGTGGATGAGTCTCAAGGGAGTATCAAAAGATCTATTGGATCAACACACAGCAAGATGGATTCTGTAGAAGGTACTCCTGGGTGTGAAGATTGTAAAAGGGTTAAAAGACAGAAATTAAGTGAGGATAAGAGTTCATGTCTTCAAGTATCTTCACCCATTCCATCAGATGATGAAGATACTTGGTGGGTGAGGAAGGGGCCCAAAAACTTGGAGGGTTCCAAAGTTGATCCCTTGCTTAAGTCAACAAAGCAAGCATCTCGTGGTAGGCAAAAGCCTGTTCGTAAAACTCAGAGTCTTGCACAGTTAGCTGCTGCTAGAATTGAAGATAGCCAGGGAGCATCGACAAGTCATGTTTGTGATAACAAGATAAGTTGTCCACATCATAGAACTGAGGTGGAAAATTTGAAGCCAGTTGATGGGATCAGAACAACCCATCATGCAGATATTATTTCGATTGGGAGGGGTTTAAAGCAGCTTCGCTTTGTAGAGAAGAGGGTTGTCACTATTTGGTTGCTATCTGTAGTTAGGCAGCTTGTTGAAGAGTCAGAGAAATCTGTCCCCAAGGCTAGCCAGTATGGTCGACCCTTTGTTGCAGCTGATGAGAAGAGTCCCTTAAGATGGAAGCTTGGTGAGGATGAGCTATCAGCCATTTTGTATCTATTGGATGTTTCTTGTGATTCAGCTTCAGCTGTCAAATTTCTCCTTTGGTTGTTGCCAAAAGCTATTAGTAATCCCAGTCCTGCCATTCATAGTGGGAGAAACATTCTAATGGTACCCAGGAATGTGGAAAACTATGCTTGTGAAGTGGGGGAAGCATATCTTTTATCATCCCTCCGAAG GTAtgagaacatacttattgccgcAGATCTTGTGCCTGAAGCTCTGTCTGCTACAATGCGTCGTGTTGCTGCATTTATGGCCACTAACGGAAGAATTACAGGTTCTGGAGCCCTAGTTTTTGCTTGTTATTTGTTGAGGAGGTATGGCAGTATTGCCAGTGTGATTGAATGGGAGAAGAATTTCAAGGGGACCTGTGATAAAAGACTTTTGTCTGAACTTGAATCTGGACGAACAGAGGGAGAGTTTGGATTTCCACATGGAGTTCCTGCCGGGACTGAAGATCCTGATGATTACTGTCGTCAAAGGATAAATGTCGGACGGTTATCTAGAGTTGGTGCAAGCATGAGAGATATGGTTCAGCGTCATATTGATGATGTCTTGCACTATATCTTAGGCAAAGAGAGAAAACATTTTGCAGCCAATGCACCAAAAAGTCCTGCCACTGAAAAAGGGGACGATGATTATCAAGTTGCTCAACAAATTATAATGGGACTAATGGACTGTTTTAGGCAGACTGGTGGTGCTTTTCAAGAAGGGGACCCGGGTTTGGTGTCTTCTGCTGTTTCTGCCATTGTTAGCAATGTTGGACCAACCCTAGCAAAGATACCTGATTTTACTAGCGGCAGCACTTATTCAAATTATCAGCCGCCTATGAATTCCTTGAAGTTTGCTAAGCGCATATTGCACATCCATTTAATATGTCTATGCCTGTTAAAGGAAGCTCTTGGAGAGCGCAAAAGCCAAGCATTTGAGATAGCTCTTGCAACTGAGGCTTTTTCTGCTTTAGCTGTAGCATTTGCTCCTGCAAAGTCCTCTCGGGGTCAGTTGTTGTCTCCTGATTCTCTTGATTCTCATACAAATATATCTAATGACAATTCGCACAGTTCTGCTAAAGCGACTCTTGGGAGAACTACCAAAATGGCAGCTGTTTCTGCCCTTGTCATTGGTGCCATTATTCATGGGGTTATTAGCTTAGAGAGAATGGTGTCTGTCTTAAGATTAAAGGAAGGATTGGATGTTGTTCAATTTGTAAGGAGCACAAAAACCAGCTCTAATGGTAATGCCCGATCTGTTGGGGCTTTTAAGGTGGACAACTCAGTTGAAGTATATGTGCACTTGTTTCGGCTATTTGTTGGGAACTGTAGAACTGTTTGTGATGGACTAGTATTGGAGCTCTTGGGTGAACAATCAGTTTTAGCTCTTTCAAGGATGCAGAGATTGCTCCCAATTAATTTGGTCTTTCCACCAGCTTATGCCATATTTGCATTTATGATATGGAAGCCATTCATCTTGAACAGTAACACTGCAAGAAGTGAAGATATTCATCAATTGTATCAGTCTTTAACAATGGCCATTGGTGATGCCATAAAACACAGACCTTTTCGAGATGTTTGTATGAGGGATACTCGTGGTTTTTATGATATTGTAGCTGCAGATACAACTGATGCTGAGTTTGCTGCCATGCTAGAGTTGAATGGTTTGGACATGCATTTGAAATCCATGGCCTTTGTCCCTCTTCGTGCAAGGCTCTTTCTAAATGCTATAATTGATTGTAAAATGCCTAATTCTGCTTTTACACAGGATGATGGGAATAGGGTTTCTGGACATAGTGAGCCTAAAGCTCTTCGTGCAGAGACATCTAAGCTTTTGGATAAGCTTGTTTGTGCACTGGACACTCTTCAACCTGCTAAGTTTCATTGGCAGTGGGTTGAGTTAAGGCTCCTTTTAAATGAACAAGCACTTATTGATAAGATTGAGAATCATGACATGTCCTTAGTGGATGCTATTCGCTCTTCCTCACCTAGTTCTGAAAGAGCTTCTCCTTCTGAGAGTGAGAAAGTTTTCATCGAAATTATTCTTACCAGATTGTTGGTCAGACCTGATGCTGCTCCCCTTTTCTCAGAGGTGGTTCATCTTTTTGGGAGATCATTAGAGGATTCGATGTTGATGCAGGCTAAATGGTTCTTAGGTGGCCTGGATGTTCTTTTGGGACGGAAAACTGTTAGGCAACGGCTCAGTAATATTGCTGAAAATAAAAACCTTTCTACCAAGTCACAGTTCTGGAAGCCTTGGGGTTGGTCCTATTCTGGTGCTGATCCTGTAACAAACAGTGGAGAGAAGAGAAAGTCTGAAGTCACATCTCTTGAGGAAGGCGAAGTCATTGAGGAGGGCATGGAGTCAAAGGGGTGTGTGAAAGGGTCCACTCAAGTCGATATTGAGGGTTCTGGTATCAATCAGCAGCATGTAACTGAGAAGGCTTTCATTGAATTAGTTATTCCTTGCATAGACCAAAGCTCTGCTGACTCACACAATACCTTTGCAAGTGATTTGATAAAGCAGTTTAACACCATTGAGCAACAGATAAACTCAGTTACTCGTGGTGTAAGCAAGCAGACTGGCACTGCTTCTTCTGGAATTGAAGGTCCtactaataaaattaacaatcGCAAAGGCATAAGAGGTGGTAGCCCTGGATTGGCTAAACGAACACCAGCTCCTGTGGAGTCTGCTCCGCCTCCTTCCCCTGCAGCTTTGCGAGCTTCTATGTCATTGAGGTTGCAGTTTATTGTGAGATTGCTGCCAATCATATGTGCAGATGG GGAACCATCAGCGCGAAGCATGAGGAATATGCTTGCCTCTGTAATACTTCGATTACTCGGAAGCAGGGTTGTGCATGAGGATGTTGACCTATCTTCTAATCTTGCACAGTTGAAGAGGGACATGGAGCTGATGCCAATTGTTGCATCCACGGAAATGTCTGGAGATAGTCTTTTTGATCGCTTATCGTTAGTTTTGCATGGGTTGTTAAGCAGTTGCAAGCCAAGTTGGCTGAAGTCAAAGGATGCCAAGGATTTTTCTGGATTTGACCGTGAAGCAGTGGAGGGTCTGCAG AATGAATTAGATTCTATGCAATTGCCTGAGATGATTAGATGGCGAATCCAAGCCGCAATGCCTATATTATTTCCTTCTTTTCACAATACAGTCTCCTGCCAACCACCTTCTGTCCCTATTGGTGCTCTTAGTTTGCTTCAACCCAGCATCTGTGTCCCTGGATCTTACACTGGAACTATTAATCCACCTCAGAGACAGGTTGCGTCAGCACGAAATGCAAATAATATGCCAGGAAAATCCAAGTTAGTGCTATCACAAGAGAATGATATGGAAATTGACCCATGGACACTTTTGGAAGACGGAGCAGGATCAGGTCCATCTTCAAGTAGCACTGCAGCCATTGGAGGCAGTGACAATGCTAATCTTCGAGCTTCAAGTTGGCTCAAGGGGGCTGTAAGAGTGAGACGGACAGACCCGTCGTATATTGGTGCTGTGGATGATGATAGCTGA